From the genome of Deinococcus sp. AJ005, one region includes:
- a CDS encoding ABC transporter ATP-binding protein, translated as MIELKNLEKKYVNETSGETFYAVRDLSIVFPDGKITALLGPSGCGKTTTLRMINRLTEPTGGKILLDGQDIMAQRPEDLRRQIGYVIQQIGLFPHLSVLQNVATVPDLLGRPKAQTRERARELLELVGLEPGQFGGKHPHELSGGQAQRVGVARALAADPPVLLMDEPFGALDPLARDKLQEAFLDIQRRLQKTIVLVTHDIDEALRLGDRVALLNAGELAQFGTPNDLVRHPESEFVRQFLGEDALLRQLAGLRASQLAQPGDATGLPQISGSLNVRSALSVMLGQRSDALAVLDADGQIEGVLTWQALEEAG; from the coding sequence ATGATTGAGTTGAAGAATCTGGAAAAGAAGTACGTCAACGAGACCTCCGGCGAGACCTTCTACGCCGTCAGAGACCTGAGCATTGTGTTCCCAGACGGCAAAATTACCGCGCTGCTGGGACCTTCGGGCTGTGGCAAGACCACCACGCTGCGGATGATCAACCGCCTGACCGAACCGACGGGCGGCAAAATTTTGCTGGACGGGCAGGACATCATGGCCCAGCGCCCGGAAGACCTGCGGAGGCAGATCGGTTACGTGATCCAGCAGATCGGGCTGTTTCCGCACCTGAGCGTGTTGCAGAACGTCGCCACCGTGCCGGACCTGCTGGGCCGCCCAAAGGCACAAACTCGGGAGCGGGCGCGCGAGCTGCTGGAGCTGGTGGGCTTGGAACCGGGGCAATTTGGGGGCAAGCATCCCCACGAGCTGTCCGGCGGACAGGCCCAGCGGGTGGGCGTGGCGCGGGCACTGGCCGCCGATCCCCCGGTGTTGCTGATGGACGAACCCTTCGGCGCGCTGGACCCGCTGGCCCGCGACAAGTTACAGGAAGCATTTCTGGACATCCAGCGCCGCCTGCAAAAAACGATTGTGCTGGTCACCCACGACATCGACGAGGCGCTGCGCCTGGGAGACCGCGTGGCCCTGCTGAACGCCGGGGAACTGGCCCAGTTCGGCACGCCCAATGATCTGGTGCGCCACCCCGAGAGCGAATTCGTGAGGCAGTTTCTGGGCGAGGACGCGCTGCTGCGCCAACTAGCGGGTCTGCGTGCCTCTCAACTGGCCCAGCCCGGCGACGCCACGGGCCTGCCGCAGATCAGCGGTTCTTTGAATGTCCGCAGTGCCCTGAGCGTCATGCTGGGCCAGCGCTCGGACGCCCTGGCCGTGCTGGACGCGGATGGGCAGATTGAGGGCGTCCTGACCTGGCAGGCGCTGGAAGAGGCGGGATGA
- a CDS encoding RNA polymerase sigma factor: MNQPTLPPDFPDEALMQAMAGGQEDALRELHERYARLLYALGYRMLRQTDDVESCVQDAFMNAWKHAARFDPARASVKTWLVSIAHHRFLQELRDRPDTSLEIEDWDAPTAAADPTDRLMAEQAVQGLEPEHRKLVELAYYRGYTHSELAVLLGLPVGTVKSRLRSALGRMKTLLGSSGTL, encoded by the coding sequence ATGAATCAACCCACCCTTCCCCCCGATTTTCCCGACGAGGCATTGATGCAGGCCATGGCGGGCGGGCAGGAAGACGCCCTGCGCGAGCTTCATGAACGGTATGCCCGCCTACTCTACGCATTGGGTTACCGGATGCTTCGCCAGACCGATGATGTGGAAAGTTGTGTGCAGGACGCTTTCATGAACGCCTGGAAGCATGCAGCACGTTTCGATCCGGCGCGGGCCAGCGTCAAGACTTGGCTGGTCAGCATCGCGCACCACCGTTTTTTGCAGGAACTGCGAGACCGTCCTGATACATCCCTGGAGATCGAAGACTGGGACGCGCCCACTGCCGCCGCCGATCCCACTGACCGTTTAATGGCAGAGCAAGCGGTGCAGGGGCTGGAGCCGGAACACCGCAAGTTGGTCGAACTGGCCTACTATCGGGGCTACACCCACAGCGAACTGGCTGTGTTGCTGGGACTGCCCGTGGGCACCGTCAAATCACGCCTCCGCTCGGCCCTGGGCCGCATGAAGACCCTGCTGGGATCATCCGGCACCCTCTGA
- a CDS encoding twin-arginine translocase TatA/TatE family subunit, whose amino-acid sequence MPNIGPAELIVILLVALVVFGPRKLPELGKSIGHGLREFRKSTQGLKDELDGANIVATPVIQQPVTVAQSAAQVAAAPISAAAVTPRSVEA is encoded by the coding sequence ATGCCCAACATCGGCCCCGCAGAACTGATCGTGATTTTACTGGTTGCCTTGGTGGTCTTCGGCCCCCGCAAACTGCCCGAACTGGGCAAGAGCATAGGCCACGGCCTGCGCGAGTTCCGCAAGAGTACCCAGGGTCTCAAGGACGAACTGGACGGCGCGAACATCGTCGCCACGCCCGTGATCCAGCAGCCCGTGACCGTGGCCCAGTCTGCCGCCCAGGTAGCCGCCGCCCCGATCAGCGCCGCCGCCGTGACCCCCCGGAGCGTGGAAGCCTGA
- a CDS encoding DNA double-strand break repair nuclease NurA has translation MRIRLDPWPVDTQDGQLTLKPFAGLVFNAETEAWAAIAPRDIPARLRRVLVVDGKPRMEARLLLDDEVGGMSLAGFGAFVAGAVDLCPHGTRQAELLEVAAQRILAYSSESGAAVKAERLSPRNPHTGRLEYTPHVFTGSQLEGAKSKVQRLMLDAEAELSHRLASPLPLDEHDPNALPDTLVLQDGPVRIGGAGRAVLGYVKTLHTDYLGADRIGLLGTLKPGERTPVLRFRVGDQGDGQGSEGREQRFTWYVRLCDPPFYQHPLAGVMRLEMHAPEDSDFVPRGVLDIANLSGRLLCKLASAPHKDARAPQNLIPTAALEQAMGRAMGSAELVTRRIRSHLARELGKEAVA, from the coding sequence ATGAGGATTCGTCTCGACCCCTGGCCTGTGGATACCCAGGATGGCCAGCTTACTTTGAAGCCCTTCGCCGGGCTGGTTTTTAATGCAGAGACGGAAGCGTGGGCCGCCATTGCGCCGCGTGATATTCCAGCGCGGCTGCGGCGCGTGCTGGTGGTGGACGGCAAACCACGTATGGAAGCCCGCCTGCTGCTGGACGACGAGGTAGGTGGAATGAGTCTGGCCGGATTCGGCGCGTTCGTGGCCGGAGCGGTGGACCTCTGCCCACACGGCACGCGTCAGGCCGAGTTGCTGGAAGTGGCTGCCCAGCGCATTCTGGCCTACAGCAGCGAGAGCGGCGCGGCGGTCAAGGCGGAGCGCCTCAGCCCGCGCAATCCACACACCGGGCGGCTGGAATACACGCCGCACGTCTTCACGGGCAGCCAGTTGGAGGGCGCAAAAAGCAAGGTGCAGCGCCTGATGCTGGATGCAGAGGCCGAGTTGAGCCACCGGCTGGCCTCCCCCCTGCCACTGGACGAGCATGATCCCAACGCCCTGCCCGACACGCTGGTCTTGCAGGACGGCCCGGTGCGGATCGGCGGAGCTGGCCGCGCGGTGCTGGGTTACGTCAAGACCTTGCACACCGATTACCTGGGTGCGGACCGGATTGGATTGCTGGGCACGCTGAAGCCCGGCGAACGCACCCCGGTCCTGCGCTTCCGTGTGGGCGATCAGGGCGATGGTCAGGGTTCCGAGGGCCGTGAACAGCGCTTTACGTGGTATGTCCGCCTATGCGATCCGCCGTTCTATCAGCACCCGCTGGCCGGGGTGATGCGCCTGGAAATGCACGCGCCGGAGGACAGCGACTTCGTGCCGCGTGGCGTGCTGGACATTGCCAACCTGTCGGGGCGACTGCTGTGCAAACTGGCAAGTGCGCCCCACAAGGACGCCCGCGCCCCGCAGAACCTGATTCCCACCGCCGCGCTGGAACAGGCGATGGGCCGCGCGATGGGCAGCGCCGAACTGGTCACGCGCCGCATCCGCTCGCATCTGGCCCGCGAACTGGGCAAGGAGGCGGTGGCATGA
- a CDS encoding anti-sigma factor domain-containing protein, giving the protein MSIQTDELIALALGTLSPQDEARVQAALQADPALLAEYRSDMAALHALPERLPPGQVPQGAADRLMARLSAEKPSQLAQITAPSGNVSFSEARPPSGPGNAPVTDRKSWILGLGTLGLAAAMALFFALRPPSDPLTRYAGMPGAVSQPLTGADKSQIGQVVRLRDGTAFLYLTAAPPQGQVYQLWKIEGKTPVSLGVIDGQGKLVQDAPNGLTLAVSVEPPGGSEQPTTTPILVQQL; this is encoded by the coding sequence ATGTCCATTCAAACAGACGAACTGATCGCCCTGGCATTGGGAACCCTGTCGCCGCAGGACGAGGCGCGTGTTCAGGCGGCCCTTCAGGCTGACCCTGCCCTGCTGGCCGAGTACCGCAGCGATATGGCGGCCCTGCACGCTCTGCCGGAGCGCCTGCCGCCCGGTCAGGTGCCGCAGGGAGCGGCTGACCGATTGATGGCCCGTTTGAGCGCCGAGAAGCCCTCGCAACTGGCCCAAATCACTGCTCCCAGTGGCAATGTGTCCTTCTCTGAGGCTCGGCCACCATCCGGCCCAGGGAATGCCCCCGTCACGGACCGGAAAAGCTGGATCCTGGGTCTGGGCACGCTGGGCCTAGCTGCTGCGATGGCGCTGTTCTTCGCATTGCGCCCTCCCAGCGATCCGCTGACCCGTTACGCGGGCATGCCCGGCGCAGTGAGCCAGCCCCTGACTGGCGCGGACAAATCCCAGATCGGCCAGGTGGTGCGTTTGCGTGATGGCACCGCCTTTCTGTATCTGACCGCCGCGCCGCCGCAGGGGCAGGTCTACCAGCTCTGGAAGATTGAGGGCAAAACTCCGGTGTCGCTGGGCGTGATTGATGGGCAGGGCAAGCTGGTGCAGGATGCCCCCAACGGCCTGACCCTGGCGGTCAGCGTGGAACCGCCCGGCGGAAGTGAGCAGCCCACCACCACGCCGATTCTGGTGCAGCAGTTGTAA
- a CDS encoding ABC transporter permease has product MTTSPLSPQVKPRRLAASPDVQLIFWLGGALMLVACFLPWALLRPNRLASGIYMNLPVVWMVLNALLALAVPVSARFLPRLTPLLSGAALALGFYLLGSQMTAAMLDQPEIARASASSGLWVWLLGAGIAVYGASQLALPERFWSWLAWLWLPVLIVLALTGQLADWSVLRELDAQKSRFLQEVGQHLRLVLTGLGLAVLIGAPLAVWVSRRPRAAEAVLGFANGIQTIPSLALLGLLIAPLGALANAFPFLREVGVSGIGTAPALTALTLYALLPVLRNGLVALRGVSPGALDAARGMGMTDNQRFWRVQLPLALPVWLSGIRQAAVLLVGVASIAQLIGAGGLGYFIFSGLQTAASDLILLGAIPAALLAIGVDTLLRGLEVLLTRQWGKA; this is encoded by the coding sequence ATGACCACCTCTCCCCTGAGTCCACAGGTCAAGCCTCGCCGCCTCGCCGCCTCGCCGGATGTGCAACTGATTTTTTGGCTGGGCGGCGCGCTGATGCTGGTGGCCTGCTTCCTGCCGTGGGCGCTGCTGCGGCCCAACCGTCTGGCATCTGGCATATATATGAATCTGCCTGTGGTCTGGATGGTGCTGAACGCGCTGCTGGCGCTGGCCGTTCCAGTCTCGGCCCGGTTCCTGCCGCGCCTGACTCCACTGCTGAGCGGCGCAGCCCTGGCGCTGGGCTTTTACCTGCTGGGGTCACAGATGACCGCCGCCATGCTGGATCAGCCGGAAATCGCGCGGGCCAGCGCCAGCAGCGGGCTGTGGGTGTGGTTGCTGGGGGCGGGGATTGCCGTGTATGGGGCCAGTCAACTGGCTTTGCCGGAGCGCTTCTGGAGCTGGCTGGCGTGGCTATGGCTGCCCGTGCTGATTGTGCTGGCCCTGACCGGACAACTGGCTGACTGGTCCGTGCTGCGCGAGCTGGACGCCCAGAAGTCGCGTTTTCTTCAGGAGGTAGGGCAGCACCTACGCCTGGTGCTGACCGGGCTGGGGCTGGCGGTGTTGATCGGTGCGCCGCTGGCGGTGTGGGTGTCACGGCGGCCCCGTGCAGCGGAGGCGGTGCTGGGCTTTGCCAACGGTATTCAGACCATTCCCAGTCTGGCGCTGCTGGGCCTGCTGATCGCGCCGCTGGGGGCACTGGCGAACGCGTTCCCATTTCTGCGAGAGGTGGGCGTCAGCGGCATTGGCACGGCCCCGGCGCTGACTGCACTGACTCTGTACGCGCTGCTGCCGGTGTTGAGGAACGGGCTGGTGGCCCTGCGTGGCGTATCACCTGGCGCGCTGGACGCCGCACGCGGCATGGGCATGACCGACAACCAGCGCTTCTGGCGGGTGCAGTTGCCGCTGGCGCTGCCCGTGTGGCTGTCTGGCATCCGGCAGGCGGCGGTGCTGCTGGTGGGCGTCGCCAGCATCGCGCAACTGATCGGCGCGGGGGGGCTGGGCTATTTCATCTTCAGCGGCCTGCAAACGGCGGCCAGCGACCTGATTTTGCTGGGTGCGATTCCCGCCGCGCTGCTGGCGATTGGCGTGGATACCCTGCTGCGCGGCCTGGAAGTCCTGCTGACCCGGCAATGGGGGAAGGCGTGA
- a CDS encoding ABC transporter permease has protein sequence MTTARATGTRRAASTLLLALLWPALLLICLIPGVLSSLFAPLSAGIPPETGDRPLWRLTLIHLELVLGAELIVLLIGVPLAVFVTRPGRAALMRLTETITGLGQTVPTIAILALAVPTLGLGLPPTVLGLVLYGLVPVLSNGIAGLLAVDKGVLDAARGVGMTPQQRLMRVELPLSLPVLMAGIRTSTVYNVGTATIGAALGAGGLGSLIINGLSQQNTGLVLIGAVLAGLLALSLDALLALVSPSGR, from the coding sequence ATGACCACAGCTCGCGCGACTGGGACGCGCCGCGCCGCCTCCACGCTGTTGCTGGCGTTGCTGTGGCCCGCGCTGCTGCTGATCTGCCTGATTCCGGGGGTGCTGTCGAGCCTGTTCGCGCCACTGTCGGCGGGGATTCCCCCTGAAACTGGAGACCGCCCCCTGTGGCGGTTGACCCTGATCCATCTGGAACTGGTGCTGGGCGCAGAACTGATCGTGCTGCTGATCGGCGTCCCGTTGGCGGTCTTCGTGACCCGTCCGGGCCGCGCCGCTTTAATGCGCCTGACCGAGACGATCACCGGGCTGGGGCAGACGGTGCCCACCATCGCCATTCTCGCCCTGGCCGTGCCGACACTGGGGCTGGGGTTGCCGCCCACCGTGCTGGGGCTGGTGCTGTACGGGCTGGTCCCGGTGCTGTCCAACGGCATCGCGGGCCTGCTGGCGGTAGATAAGGGCGTGCTGGACGCGGCGCGCGGCGTGGGCATGACGCCCCAGCAGCGCCTGATGCGGGTGGAATTGCCCCTGAGCCTGCCTGTGCTGATGGCTGGAATCCGCACCAGCACGGTCTATAACGTCGGCACGGCAACGATTGGTGCGGCGCTGGGGGCAGGCGGTCTGGGCAGCCTGATCATCAACGGACTGTCACAGCAAAATACGGGACTGGTATTGATCGGCGCGGTGCTGGCCGGATTGCTGGCGCTGAGTCTGGACGCTTTGCTGGCACTGGTTTCTCCAAGCGGGCGGTAA
- a CDS encoding ferritin-like domain-containing protein produces MTNAEISGGQATSRRKFMGYIGLAGAGAALVACSPQDQPTPPKELTPAEKAAKQDLEILNYALTLEYLEAEFYNMFAVGGKYATNLKDAQVKQYAAEIAGHENSHVKVLTDTIVSLKGTPVTKPTFDFGPLIGNKPINDELFLALAATFEPVGVRAYLGQVARLSNPALIVAAGKIHAVEANHVSAVQELRVKLGYNKTPLRQTDIAPQSAAKPTSLIAGDFDADYSPTPTFLWKELSMDQVLAIVKPVIK; encoded by the coding sequence ATGACGAACGCAGAGATCAGTGGGGGCCAGGCAACGTCACGCCGCAAGTTCATGGGTTATATCGGTCTCGCTGGTGCAGGCGCAGCGCTGGTGGCGTGCAGCCCCCAGGATCAGCCCACGCCGCCCAAGGAACTGACGCCTGCCGAGAAAGCCGCCAAGCAGGATCTCGAAATCCTGAACTACGCGCTGACCCTGGAGTACCTGGAAGCCGAGTTCTACAACATGTTCGCGGTGGGCGGCAAGTATGCAACCAATCTGAAGGACGCTCAGGTCAAGCAGTATGCCGCTGAAATCGCGGGACATGAGAATTCTCACGTCAAGGTTCTGACCGATACCATCGTCAGCCTGAAGGGTACGCCGGTTACGAAGCCTACCTTTGATTTCGGCCCGCTGATCGGCAACAAGCCCATCAATGACGAGCTGTTCCTGGCATTGGCCGCCACCTTCGAGCCGGTAGGCGTGCGCGCTTACCTGGGTCAGGTGGCCCGCCTGAGCAACCCCGCGCTGATCGTGGCTGCTGGGAAAATCCACGCTGTTGAGGCCAACCATGTGTCTGCCGTGCAGGAACTGCGCGTGAAGCTGGGCTACAACAAGACCCCTCTTCGTCAGACCGATATTGCCCCTCAGAGCGCTGCAAAGCCCACCAGCCTCATCGCGGGTGACTTTGACGCTGATTACTCCCCCACCCCCACGTTCCTCTGGAAAGAGCTGAGCATGGATCAGGTTCTGGCAATCGTCAAGCCTGTCATCAAGTAA
- a CDS encoding AAA family ATPase — protein sequence MSQKPLLVLVTGVPGSGKTTLATALNERLRFALLSRDDFQVRLWNLWQDQPDLLPQVSRAHWAAYYATVDALLDMGVSVVAEGSVHTTRGAGEIAALLPKADAVVIHCTVPKAVSHERFRVRAGKGRRLHPAYTDAENFRQMEENPARWAHFEQPVALDIPKLVVETGSGYQPGLEKILSFIQSRAETCS from the coding sequence ATGAGCCAGAAGCCGCTGCTCGTCCTCGTGACGGGCGTACCGGGGAGCGGCAAGACCACGCTGGCCACTGCCTTGAACGAGCGACTAAGATTCGCCCTGCTCTCCCGCGATGACTTTCAGGTGCGGCTGTGGAACCTGTGGCAGGATCAGCCGGATCTGCTGCCACAGGTTTCCAGAGCGCACTGGGCGGCGTATTACGCCACGGTGGACGCCCTGCTGGATATGGGCGTCAGCGTAGTGGCCGAGGGCAGCGTCCACACCACGCGCGGCGCGGGCGAGATCGCGGCGCTGCTACCCAAAGCCGATGCGGTGGTCATCCATTGCACGGTCCCAAAAGCAGTCAGCCACGAGCGTTTTCGGGTACGGGCAGGAAAAGGGCGGCGGCTCCATCCCGCTTACACCGACGCCGAGAACTTCCGGCAGATGGAGGAGAATCCAGCCCGCTGGGCACACTTTGAGCAGCCCGTGGCGCTGGACATCCCCAAACTGGTTGTGGAGACCGGGAGCGGCTATCAGCCCGGACTGGAAAAGATCCTCAGCTTCATCCAGTCACGCGCTGAAACGTGCTCCTGA
- a CDS encoding ATP-binding protein: MTGTSEARIGMVLGTEDVTPTVFWFAVSAGASVQLDDLIVVETLKPDGRPVRFYGLVDNVRKRHEGVTFESDVEDVVAGILPASVSYAARVLVTRVDPENFIPPQPGDTVRHARGDDLNMALSADKMGQASFPGGLLADGQPLPLNFRFVNGESGGHINISGISGVATKTSYALFLLHSIFRSGVMDRVAQESGGRMAGSAGGRAIIFNVKGEDLLFLDKPNSKVVKKEAEAGANKGFGRDRYAMLGLPMTPFRDTQFLAPPRPGATGSAIVPHTDQRSEGITPFIFTLREFCANRLLQYVFSDAGSSLNLGFVIGNIEEKLFRLAAAQTDKGTGLKVDDWQVELSEVPPEDLEFGDLGGINLRTFDQLISYIEFKLLEDRDGEGDPKWVLKQAPGTLRAFTRRLRGVQKHLTPLIRGDLTEAEATRYRPNLLSGAQLSVVDIHNLSGPAQMFVVGVLLRQVFEHKEKYGRQDTVFVVLDELNKYAPRDDGSPIKDILLEIAERGRSLGIILIGAQQTASEVERRIVSNAAIRVVGRLDLAEAERPEYRFLPQSFRARAGILQPGTMLVSQPDVPNPVLVNYPFPAWATRGDEVDDLGGRDVVEVGEDWLH; this comes from the coding sequence ATGACCGGAACCTCCGAGGCCCGGATTGGCATGGTGCTGGGCACCGAGGACGTGACGCCCACCGTCTTCTGGTTCGCCGTCAGTGCGGGCGCAAGCGTGCAACTGGATGACCTGATCGTGGTGGAAACCCTCAAGCCCGATGGCCGCCCGGTGCGCTTCTACGGTCTGGTGGACAATGTTCGCAAGCGGCATGAGGGCGTCACCTTCGAGAGTGATGTGGAGGACGTGGTGGCCGGAATCCTGCCCGCCAGCGTCAGCTACGCGGCGCGGGTGCTGGTCACGCGGGTGGACCCCGAGAACTTCATTCCGCCGCAGCCCGGCGACACGGTGCGGCACGCACGCGGCGACGACCTGAACATGGCCCTCAGCGCCGACAAGATGGGGCAGGCCAGCTTTCCCGGTGGCCTCCTGGCAGATGGTCAGCCCCTGCCCCTGAACTTCCGCTTCGTCAACGGCGAGAGCGGCGGTCACATCAACATCTCCGGCATTTCGGGCGTGGCGACCAAGACCAGTTACGCCCTCTTTTTGCTGCACAGTATCTTCCGTAGCGGGGTGATGGACCGCGTCGCCCAGGAAAGTGGCGGGCGCATGGCGGGCAGCGCGGGCGGGCGAGCAATCATCTTCAACGTCAAGGGCGAGGATTTGCTCTTCTTGGACAAACCGAACAGCAAGGTGGTGAAGAAGGAAGCCGAGGCGGGGGCCAACAAGGGTTTTGGCCGTGACCGCTACGCCATGCTGGGCCTGCCGATGACCCCTTTCCGCGATACCCAGTTTCTGGCCCCGCCGCGCCCCGGAGCCACTGGCAGCGCGATTGTCCCCCACACCGATCAGCGCTCGGAGGGCATCACGCCCTTCATCTTCACCCTGCGCGAGTTCTGCGCCAACCGCCTGCTGCAATACGTCTTCTCGGACGCGGGCAGCAGCCTGAATCTGGGCTTCGTGATCGGCAACATCGAGGAGAAACTGTTCCGACTGGCTGCGGCACAGACCGACAAGGGAACCGGCTTGAAGGTGGACGACTGGCAGGTAGAGCTAAGTGAGGTGCCACCCGAGGACCTGGAATTTGGCGATCTGGGCGGCATTAACCTCCGCACCTTTGACCAGTTGATCTCCTACATAGAATTCAAGCTGCTGGAGGACCGCGACGGCGAGGGCGATCCCAAGTGGGTGCTGAAACAGGCCCCCGGAACGCTGCGCGCCTTTACCCGGCGGCTACGCGGCGTGCAAAAGCACCTGACGCCCCTGATTCGTGGCGACTTAACGGAAGCCGAGGCCACCCGCTACCGCCCCAACCTGCTGAGCGGGGCGCAACTGAGCGTGGTGGACATTCACAACCTGTCCGGCCCGGCGCAAATGTTCGTGGTGGGCGTGCTGCTGCGGCAGGTCTTTGAACACAAGGAAAAATACGGGCGGCAGGACACCGTGTTTGTCGTGCTGGACGAGCTAAACAAGTACGCCCCGCGCGACGACGGCAGCCCTATTAAAGACATCCTGCTGGAAATCGCCGAGCGGGGGCGTTCGCTGGGCATCATCCTGATCGGCGCGCAGCAGACCGCTTCAGAGGTAGAGCGGCGCATCGTCTCCAACGCCGCCATTCGCGTGGTGGGCCGCTTGGATCTGGCCGAGGCCGAGCGCCCCGAATACCGTTTCCTGCCCCAAAGCTTCCGCGCCCGCGCCGGAATTTTGCAACCCGGCACCATGCTGGTGTCTCAGCCAGACGTGCCCAACCCCGTGCTGGTCAACTATCCCTTCCCGGCCTGGGCCACGCGCGGCGACGAGGTGGACGATCTGGGCGGGCGTGACGTGGTGGAAGTGGGCGAGGACTGGCTCCACTGA
- a CDS encoding glycine betaine ABC transporter substrate-binding protein, giving the protein MKVSTLTRSTLAVLAASLLAAASAKPIIVGSKLDPEAQILGQMILLTLKNAGLETTDKTNLGDTGVNRKAILAGEIDVYPEYTGNAVYLFPAAKITPKQAGNPGTIYGLARQLDSKNGISWLKPANVNNTWVISVPQKLATAQKLKSVADLAKYVNGGGKFKIAGSPEYFNRSDTFPAFEAAYGFKLKPDQKLVLAGATPPQAQQAASNGTNGVNAAMAYGTDGTLAALSMVALTDPKGAQFVYQPAPIIRTSTLKENPQVEAALNKVFASLNASTLQGLNAKVALEGRTPQAVAEEYLKSKNLIK; this is encoded by the coding sequence ATGAAAGTATCCACCCTGACCCGTTCCACCCTGGCTGTGCTGGCCGCGTCTCTGCTGGCCGCCGCCTCTGCCAAGCCGATCATCGTGGGAAGCAAGCTCGATCCCGAAGCGCAGATTCTGGGGCAGATGATCCTGCTGACCCTCAAGAACGCGGGCCTGGAAACCACCGACAAGACCAATCTGGGCGATACCGGTGTGAACCGCAAAGCCATCCTGGCCGGGGAAATCGACGTATATCCCGAATACACCGGCAACGCGGTCTACCTGTTCCCGGCGGCCAAGATCACGCCCAAGCAGGCGGGCAATCCCGGCACCATCTACGGGCTGGCGCGGCAACTGGACAGCAAGAACGGCATTTCGTGGCTCAAGCCCGCCAACGTGAACAACACCTGGGTGATCTCGGTGCCGCAGAAACTGGCGACGGCCCAGAAGCTCAAGAGCGTGGCGGACCTCGCCAAGTACGTCAATGGCGGTGGCAAGTTCAAGATCGCGGGCAGCCCCGAGTACTTCAACCGCTCCGACACCTTCCCGGCCTTCGAGGCCGCCTACGGTTTCAAGCTCAAGCCCGATCAGAAGCTGGTGCTGGCAGGCGCGACGCCTCCGCAGGCGCAGCAGGCCGCCTCTAACGGCACCAACGGCGTGAACGCGGCGATGGCTTACGGCACCGACGGCACACTGGCGGCCCTGAGCATGGTGGCCCTGACCGATCCCAAGGGCGCGCAGTTCGTGTACCAGCCCGCGCCGATCATCCGCACCAGCACCCTCAAGGAAAATCCGCAGGTGGAAGCGGCGCTGAACAAGGTGTTTGCCAGCCTGAACGCCAGCACCCTGCAAGGGCTGAACGCCAAGGTGGCGCTGGAAGGCCGCACCCCGCAGGCCGTGGCCGAGGAATACCTGAAGTCCAAGAACCTGATCAAGTAA
- a CDS encoding ferritin-like domain-containing protein, protein MTTPTPNRRSFLKIAGAGAGAVMLGGINMTALAETSVATKSKAQDLEILNYALLLEYLEEDFYLKFAASGALRTKLTDARVKQYADQIAAHESAHVSFLQKTITDAGGKAIPKPKIDFTPLLTNPDKSPKTIDDKLFLALAASFEPIGVRAYLGQADKILTAGYLTAAASVLAVEANHASGIQELRRQLGYTPANLQTDMAPQPKGGDNVVDASMFNLDYSPTPTDFWKPLDMATVTKIVGPLLPA, encoded by the coding sequence ATGACTACCCCCACCCCCAACCGCCGTTCGTTCCTGAAAATCGCCGGAGCCGGTGCTGGCGCTGTGATGCTCGGCGGAATCAACATGACCGCCCTGGCTGAAACCAGCGTGGCCACCAAGAGCAAGGCACAGGATCTCGAAATCCTGAATTACGCCCTGCTGCTGGAATACCTGGAAGAAGATTTCTACCTGAAGTTTGCCGCCAGCGGTGCATTGCGGACCAAATTGACCGATGCCCGCGTCAAGCAGTATGCCGACCAGATCGCGGCGCACGAATCCGCCCATGTCTCCTTCCTTCAGAAGACCATCACGGACGCGGGCGGAAAGGCGATTCCCAAGCCCAAGATCGACTTCACCCCGCTGCTGACCAATCCCGACAAGTCGCCCAAGACCATTGACGACAAGCTGTTCCTGGCGCTGGCCGCCAGCTTCGAGCCGATCGGTGTTCGCGCTTACCTGGGTCAGGCCGACAAGATCCTGACCGCTGGCTACCTGACTGCCGCCGCCAGTGTGCTGGCCGTTGAGGCCAACCACGCCAGCGGTATTCAGGAACTGCGCCGCCAGTTGGGCTACACCCCGGCCAACTTGCAGACCGACATGGCCCCCCAGCCCAAGGGCGGTGACAACGTCGTTGATGCCAGTATGTTCAACCTCGATTACTCGCCCACGCCCACCGACTTCTGGAAGCCTCTGGACATGGCCACCGTGACCAAGATCGTCGGGCCACTGCTGCCTGCCTAA